The segment TCACCATTTAAGGAGCTTGTGTAATTTCTGCCTTCACCTTCTATAGTTGCATTTTTCACAAAGGGCAAGAGTCAAATTTGGAGTTACTGGACCAGCTCATTGATGTCTCTTCTGCTCAAGCTGATTCCCTGAAAAAACTCATCCCTGGAACTTGCTTTTCTGGTCCTAGCCCAGCTGCACCTTTGCTACTCCAGTGTCTGGGTATGTGTTGAGGGGCCTGACAAAATGGGGACTGCCAGAACCAAAGATTTTGATTATGTGCCACAGCTCTTCTCAAGCTCTTCCTGCCTTTTATTTCAGAGGTGATTActcatttgcttctcttctTTGCCATGTGTATGGTTGTCtgtgctcccagctcagcaccagCGTCTTGGTCCCATTAATGGCACCCTGCTTTTCTGCATTCCTTTGGCTGCTGCACTGACAAAAAAACTCACATGCACTGCCTCAACCTGTCTGCTGCCCCTCCATGAAATGCTTGCTTTGTTTTCACTTTGCATTTTCTCCTGGTTACTACAGATTAACCCCTTTTTGGTTACTGCATGATCACAAATGCTTTGCTGTAGGGCCTCCTGCACTGGTGCAGTGATTACATGAACTGGGCTCCTTGCATCAGCTGGGGGTGTGCAAGGGCTCCCGTAACATGTTCCACCATCCAGCACTGCAGGCATCCCACTGGTGGCTCTGTGGGAACTGGGGTTGTATAGGACAGCCGGGGTTTGCAGAAAGGTGGAATATATATTGAACCAGCTGCAGATACCTTCTGCCTGTCTCAGTTTTGATTACGCCATCCCCCAGCTGTACTCTTAAACAATCTGGATtttgctccttctcctgcttttctgggtgcactgagctccagcactcAGCTGCTAGCACAGAGCAAGGCTGGTCTGAAcctctgtttttcctgcctgcttGCTTGCAGTAGTCTCTTGTCAAGGTGTATGTAGCTGGAAGGATTCCCAGGCTGCCGTAGGGCTCTAGAGACAGGCTGCAGGCAGCCGTGGGCTCAGGTGACCATTGCCATGAGCCTGAAGCTACCACCACTGTTCCAcaggcaccagccctgcttTACTCTGCTGTTATCAATGAAAATGATGCCTTCAGTCATGGCTTTGGCTATTTTAGTGCTTCCTGCTGCATCTCTCTGCCCTCTAAAGCAATACTGCCTTGAGCATACATAGCTTGTGGGTTAACTGTCAGCCCCCCTGCACTATGTCGAGCTAGCAAAGCCTGGTGACTGGAGTGCCTGGTCATTTACCTCTAGCAGAATATCCCTGCTGGCCCCTTCTCCAGGGGACTTGAGATGTAGCAGCGAAGGGCACGTGTTCCTCATGGGTCATGGACCTGTCTGGCCACTTTCATCCCTCCAAGGTGCCAGTGGTCCTTACCCAGCAGAGAGAGCAGTGTCCAGGCCTGTGTAAAGCCCTTCCCTGTGGGCTACCCTCCAGttcagcaggcaggagaagagCAGCCAACACAGGCTGGGCTCAGGTGCTGTGTGTGGTGCTGGCAGAAGTCAGCACCCAGGAACTGGGAAGGATACCACAGCATGAGAGAggtgagcaggggctgtgggcccACTGTGCTGCATGATCAAGTGGGGTATAAAAGGGAAGGAAGCCATTTTAAAGCCATGGAGTGCATGGTCATTGCCCTTTGTGCTGCTGCGATGGAGTGTGCCTCTGCCCGTTATCAGAGGAAGGGTATTAAGCTAGTTATGGAGCTGTCCTGTCTCAGGACAAACAGTCCCTATAGAGTTGTctgctccctgtcccagtgccagaCAAGTTGTTTAATTTGGGTAGAGCGTGTTTGCTGCCAGGGATGTGTGCTGCCTACCTGCAGTGCTACctacctgcagtgctgcctgctctaCCCTGCCTGGAGAGGGTGGAGCTGGCTTCCTCACCCCACTGCCAAGCACCAGCCAGGCATTGTCCATGTCACCCTGCAGCAAACACACCCAGGACACCCAGCCCCACCATCTGCCTTACTGCCACTGTCCCCGAAAGCAGAGAGTCATAGCAGGGCCCAGCCCATCCTGCTGTATTGATCAGAGCAGAAACTGAGGCTGCTATCAAGAGCCAGACTGGGCCCTGCACCCTCCCTGCACCCTGTGTCTGGTGGccaaggcaggggctggcactggcatCTCAGAGGGTGCCTCTCTTACACCACTGTGCCTAAACAGGGAGGAAGGAGTGCTTGCACAAGCTCTTGCCCATGTccctcctgagctgcagcactTGTCCAAGAAGTCAGCCACTATCTCCTCTTTTGCCAGCTCCCCTTGCttttgctgggctgtgcagctgccCTTCCGTGGCTGTGCCCCACAGGCTCAGTGGTTTGGGGCTGATCCTGGTTTTTGCGGTTGGTGACAGTGCCTGTTTCCTCTGCAAAACTGGTCTTTGAGCCAGACCCCACAAGACTGCTGGTCTGTACATCCTTCCTGCCCACTGTGCTCTGTCAGCCTCAGCTGATGTGGAAAGGGATGAGGGTGGGCAACACCCTTTGTCCCCCGTCTTCCTTTCCTGTGATGATGAGGGTGTTCCCTCCACCCCAAGCTGAAAGAATGATGCCTCTGCAGGAATTTGGATTTTGCAAGGGTAGAGTGCAGGAACACCCAGGGCAACATCAGAGGGGAAGCTGGAGGGCTCTGACGCCAGTGGTGGGATGCTGACAAGCACAGTAATGCCTGTCCATGGGCTGTGTGACACCAGCCCAAGCCTGGCCTTCCaaggccatccctgccccacagcctgggcatgggctgagctgtgctgtgcaaaAATGCTGCAGCAGTGGTGCCTGACCCCAGCACAACAAGCACCTTCTTTCTGGGCACAAGGGCTTCATTTTGCAGTGCCTCACAGGTCACACTCCCCAGTTTAATGTGAGGCTGGTGAAACAGGGGCTTGTTCTCAATGCACTGAGCACCAGAGTCAAAGGGTCACACAGGTCCTTACCCCTGGCAAACTGCTCGGCTGCCTGGGGTTGAAGCCAGGCTGGAGGCAAGCTTTCCAGGCTGGAAACACTTGAAAACAAGTGGTTACTGTGGGGAAAGCCACAAGTCACTTCAACTGCCAGGCAAGAGCAGGAGGTTGAACATGTCCAGCATGCTGGAATGCTGTCCTCATGCTGGCAGCCCACTGCCCTGTTCCCACCTCTCCACGCTGCACTGCAGGTGTCacttccctgcagctctgggtttCACTTCTGGAGCTGAAAGCTTCCCTACATTCTTCCAaaagcttgtgtttccatgCTCAGCTTGCTGTCTCCTTGCATCCACTTCTTCTTGTTTCTCCTGGCCTGGGATGGAGATTGTGATCAGAGTGTCTGTGCTGAATCTGGAATGCACCTTTCCCTTACAGAAATGTTAATGCCACAGTTGCATGCATGAGAATGGGATTCAATGAAAACTATTTCTTTATGACCTGGTCAAATTCCCCTCCATTTGCTGCAGCTCTCCCTCCATAGAACTTAATGTGTTACCTGGGACTGATCCATCCATGAGctggggagaaggaaggaatgagCAAGAGCCCAAAGCAGGGCCCTTTTCCCCACCCTGTTGTGCACACACCTGCATCTCTGTCAGAGTACAGAACACTGCTCTGGGGGGTTCCAGTTGCCCTCCCATGTAAGAGCACTGAGCCTGTGTCCAGGCTCTGTGGGTGCTGATGCAATGCCTGGGTGGCTTTGCTGATTtagggaagcagcagggctgctgcagaatAACCAAAACCCCACTCTGGATGTGATTGCCACAGTCCCCATAGCTCTCCTTGCCCCAGCCTCCTGGCCTtagccctgccccagcagccccagtgctgcaCCAGAGCGCCAGTTCCTAGAAATCCTTCAGCAGAAGGAGCACGTGTTCCAGTAAGGAGAAGCAGTGCTTCATGAGCTTATGCAGACACCAGCTTTGGCATGAGTATTCATTGTGCAAGACTGCTCAGgatccctcctcttccccccacAACAGGGCCAGGACGTCAAAGGTGTGGTTGGCCCAGTGTGGAGACTCAGCACCAACAAAATTCCCACAGAGCCAATTTTAGCAGTGCAGAAATTGAGTGGCCAAGGTCCTTCGGTGAAAGGACAGGGCACGGCTCCAGGGGGTGACTCAAAGCCACTGCTGCCATCGTGCTGGCCCTGGCGGTGCAGTCGGTGACTCTAAGGGCACTTCTCGAGGGGCTGCATGCTCAGCCCGGTCCTGCtgcaggaacttggcctgggaCACGAGAAGCAGCACGGGCTTCAAAAGGCTTGAGGCACACACAGGCACGTCTTGTTCTGCGTTCCCACCACGTGTGCGGCCACCTCTCCTCTGTGCCACCAGATCTCTCCTTTCTTCCATCCTCGCTCTCCACTGGGCGGGGAAGCACGCTGTAAGAACAGGAGGTTATTGTGCAGCAGACTCTCAGGCCGGAGCGGGGGCTCCCTCCTCTAACCTGGGGCGGACTCACCCCGGGAAGCCCGCGGGCCGAGCCGCACCCGCGGCCCGGAGCGTCCCCCGGGAGCGGGCAGGGCGCCTCCGCCGCGCTGCGCGGGAggagcggccccgggagcgGAGAGACAGAGCCGGGCAGCGCGGCCGGGCGGAGCTGCTGGGGCGGCAGTCGCCTCTGGGAGAGCTTCGGCCGGGGCCGgtcgctgcccgcagccccgcgcgGCCTCCCAAGCCGCGGGCGGGGAGGAGCAGGGCGgcaccgggccgggccgggccggtgCTGCCCGCGGCGGAGCGGGACACGCGGGGCGGAGATGCGAGCGGGGCGGTCGGTACGCCCCggcgggcgggagcggggcggggcggccccgggccccTTTGttcggcgggaggcggcggcgcgcCGCCCCACCGCTTTGTCCGCCTGCCGGCGGGAGCCGCTCGTCCCCGTGTGCCGTGAGTGGGGCCGGGTGCTGCGGGGGGAAGCGGCGCCCTGGGGCGCGGCGAGGCGGGTGACCGGGGACCGTGCCCCGGGCGGCGGGAGCCCCAGGAGTGCGCTggggccgcgggcgggcggggTCGGGCGCTGGGGGTCTGGGACAGGCGGGATCGGGGGCTGGAGGTCTCGGACAGGCGGGGGCCCTCGGGGCGCCGGAGTCGGTGGGACCGGGGACCCTGAGAAGGCTGGGGTTGAGGGCTGGGTCCCCAGGGTGGcaggggtcagtgggacagCGTCCCCGGATGGGCAGGGGCCCGTGAGCCCCAGGGTGGGatgcctgctgctgtgcccctgggCAGGGGAAACTGGGGGTCTtagacagggctgggagccccaCGAGGGGGGACTGGGGTCGGTAGGACTGAGGGGTAGGTGTAGGGCCCAGCCAAGGTATGTGGTGCTAGTCCTGATTCCAGCGTGGCCGGGAGGCCCTGGATGGCTGTGCTGCTTTGAAAACTGGCCTCTGGACACCTGCCCCGGGTAGGGGACAGGCTGCAGGTagctctgccctggcactgcccactgctgctgccatcccacGTTGCCAGCCCTTCCCATGCCACACTTCCATAGCCACCACAGCAATGGCATCCTatggctttgctttccttgggCTTGGTACCTGTCGTGGTTTGACATAGCTTGGGTTTTAGTTCCTGGAACTGTCCTCCTGCCTCGTCCTCTCACCTTGTTCTCCTCCTACCTCATCCTCTCACCTTGTTCTTCACCCTGGTGGGTGCCAGGGTGGTGTGCTGCTAGGCTAGGGTAAAGGCAGACACAAAGCACCCACCTTgcagggaggtggtgggggAGAGGGGCTCACACCTGGGAGACAGGGTGTGTGACCACAGGAGGATGGTGGCCCTGATGGGCTGAATTTGGGTCCCTGGTGctgccagcctgtgccacttCCTGCAGCAAGAGCATGTCCCCAGCATAGATGCTTGTGCTGGAGGGACTCTTCTGCTTAGGTGAGGTTGGTCGGGAGGCTGGTTGAGCTTAGTGTAAAAGATCCTCTTGTTCTGGACAATAGTGGAATCAGTGGAGCATCAATCGTCATCTGCAGGGACAtgccctgggcagaggtgatgggatggggctggcaggggctgctgggggctctgggcagaCCCATACCCTCTGTTCACTGTGAGCCATCCCTGCCACCTGCTGCCCTGGCTTGCATCATCTCATGCAcaagctgctgaaaccaggggtggcagtgggtgGTGTGGGTGTCTTGCGTCTTCTTTGGCCGGGAGATGTGACATGGTCCTTGTAATTTCCTCCCCAGTCTCTAGTGTCAGCTGTTTTGCCAGGGTTTTGTGCAATTCCTTGGCTACCCCACACTGCCCCTTGCTATCACTGTCCTGCCCCCTGTTCCATCCCCCCACCAGCCCTtgctgtggagctgcagggtgctgtGAGCACTGGCCACTGCAGGCTTTGGGGGCTGGAATCCTGCAGGAGAGAGGGCACAGCACTGAGGTTTGGTGGGAGAGTGATGCTGCTCCTCTAATGACCCTCGGAGGAGAGCTCTGGAGTGAAGAGGACCTGGCTGATTAGGACGTGGTGGGGGGATGttgctctgggggcagctgcaGTGTGCCAGTGGAGCTGCCATGTGTTGCCTTCCTCATGGCCTGTGGACCCCCGTGGGAGGGTGTGAGTACTTTCTCAGGGTGTGATGCTGGTTAGGGACCTGTTCAGTGCCAGGTGATAAATGGGTGCTGTGTCACTAAAGGAGAAGGAAGTGTTTCTGCTCCTGCTTGTCCCCTCACAGTCCCCAGCTGGTGCTGCCCTACGCTGGCATGTTTGCTCTGGTTGTGACTGTGCTCACTCTTCCCCTAGATGTGTCCCCGCAGGCAACCAGGATGTCCCAGCCTTTCCCCATGGCCTCCACCcacctggctggcagcagggtgggAGCAGGATGCAAACAGGAGCACAGGGAGGCGGTGCTGAGCAGGGAATAAAGTTATGGGGAGGCAGCttcctgagcagggctgtgttcATGGATCTGTGGGTAAGGGAAGGGACGCTGGTGCTGGAAGAGGGAGCGGCACAGAGCTCGGTTAGCAGCTGGCAGACTTCAGGGTCCCGGTGAGATGCCTGCAAAATTACTCAGTGCCTCTTTGCCTGCCCCTTCCTTGCAGGGTTTGAGTCAACTGCCTGGTCAGGATGAGCTGGAGTTTCCTGACGCGGCTCCTGGAGGAGATCAACAACCACTCGACCTTCGTGGGCAAGATCTGGCTGACCGTCCTCATTGTCTTCCGCATCGTGCTGACGGCCGTGGGGGGAGAGTCCATCTACTACGACGAGCAGAGCAAGTTTGTCTGCAACACGCAGCAGCCGGGCTGTGAGAACGTCTGCTACGACGCCTTCGCGCCCCTGTCCCACGTCCGCTTCTGGATCTTCCAGATCATCATGGTGGCGACGCCGTCGGTGCTCTACCTGGGCTTTGCCGTGCACCGCATCGCTCGCATGCCCGAGGCCTCGCGGCGCCGGCCGCCGTCAGCCCGGCGGGCGCGCATGCCGGTGGTGCGCCGGGGAGCCGGGCGAGACTACGAGGAGGCAGAGGATGACAATGAGGAAGACCCCATGATCTTCGAGGAGATCGAGGTGGAGAAGGAGAAGAGCCCAGAGGGCGGAGAGAAGCATGATGGCCGGCGCCGTATCAAGCAGGACGGGCTGATGCGTGCCTATGTCCTACACTTGCTGTGCCGCTCCGTGCTGGAGATGGTTTTCCTCTTCGGGCAGTACCTGCTGTACCGCTTTGAGGTGAGCCCCTCCTACGTGTGCAGCCGCAGCCCCTGCCCGCACACCGTCGACTGCTTTGTCTCCCGCCCCACTGAGAAGACCATCTTCCTCCTCATCATGTACGCCGTCAGCGGGCTCTGCCTCTTCCTCAACCTCTGCGAGCTCTTGCATCTTGGTGTGGGGCGTATCCGTGACGCCCTGAGCCAAGCTGATGGCCCCCCACTCCCAACTGGTGGCAGTCCTGCACCACAATACCCCAAAAAGGCCCCCAGCGCCCCCCCCACCTACCACTCCCTGAAGAAGGAGCTGCCACAAGCCCCACTGACCAACAGCAAGCTGGACTACCGGGAGAGCCTGGCCCAGGGGCGCTTCGCCCTGGCTGGAGCTCCCCCGGTGCACGAGCTGGACCGGCTGCGTGAGCACCTGCGGCTGGcccaggagcacctggaggTGGCTTTCCACCTGCAGCCCCCGCCAcggccccccagccctgcccgcagcAGCAGTCCCGAGGCCAACGGCATCGCCGCCGAGCAGAACCGCCTCAACCTCGCCCACGAGAAGGGGACCGCCGCCTGCGACAGGAGCACGGGTGAGCTGGAAAGAGGGGTGGATCCCGCCCACTGGGCTGGAGGCATGGGGGGCTGCCCCGGGGCTCCCCTGCAGAGAGGATGCCATTCCCGCTGGGGTGGGTGCTAACCTGCTTTTTGCTCCCCACAGGGCTGTGAGTGTCGCCAGGGACGACAGTGTGTCTGCCGGAGTGGCTGCCACCGCCACCGTGGGACAGGCgtcctgccaggagcacagggccAAGGATGCCACACGCCTGCCCAGCGGGGCAGTctgggcagccctgcccagTGGGCAGCAGaggggtcaggggccatggggTTCATTCCTACTTAATTTTCAAAAAGGGAATATCTTATTTTTGTACGTTTTTATAAACTCATCAACATGTGCACCCTGGCATTTTTATACTCCATCCCAATCTCCACTCTGGGCCTGTGCCCCCCCATCTCCTGTTTCACCCACTTTTCCTCCTCCCACACCCATTTTCCCCAGCATGTTGTCCTCgcacctccctgtgccccccatGCCCTCTGCCACccgcagcagcactggctgatgCACGTGCTGGTGATTTTGGTACTGCCCCCCAAGTTGTGGGGGACTTAGGGGAGCAGGCTGGgggtctggctggctgggccaAGCTGTGGTTCAAGTGCTGGGCTGGCGTTACTCTTGGAGGGGGTGGGAGGGGTCCTGGTGGCACTGCACTTCCAGAAAGTGACTTTGTAGCCTGGGAGGCCGTGCTGCGTAGCATCCTGGCATGGGGCCGTGAGTTGCGGGGCTGGCCTGCTTGGAAATGTCTGTGCAGAGGTCAGGGGCTGTCGTTCCCACTGCCTCCGCCCTGTCCTGGCAGGCCGCCCTTGGACCAAAACTTGTCTCCTCCCactctggctgcagggctgggacccccTGCACGGAGCCAGACCCTGGCCTCACAGCCCCCTCACAGGGGACGTGGTGCCCCGAGCTGGGCTCGGCCGGGAGCCAGTGGAGCATTCCTCATCATCTCAGCCTGGGTCACATGGGGACTTTTGTAGTATTGTTTTTTACTCGGAAATGATTGTcactctgtttttcttttttttttttttttaatatctataTTAGTAAAGGCTGAAGACGTTTTGTACTGAACTGCTGTATCCGCTCATTTGGGAGGAAGGGGTGGGAAGGGAATCCTGTACGTCTGGGCTGGCGCTGCCGTGCGTGCcttgggacctccctgctgcccagggtgaCTCAGTTGTTCCTGCCGTGAGGAGGCGGCTGCGGCCGGGGCAGCCGTCATCATCCTGCTGGAGAGGGATTGCACTGGCCACGTTCCTCTTTGGCTCTATCATTGCCAAGGGGCCAGGTCAGGGGCTTTCCTCTGCCTCCCCATCCTCCCACCATCCCCACGTCTCCCCAGCCATCCGCTTCCACTGTTCCTGCACAAGCTGTTGCCCAGAGCAGAAGGGATGTTGCTCCGCTCTGCACacccctgctggggcaggatcAAACCCAGCCACACCATGCCCATTTTGGCCAGCATACTCCAGTCCCCTCTCTGGTACCCCaaatcagagcaggatgccTCTAACAGTATTTGCCCATCCCCTCATTTCTCCATCTAGACAGAAACTGGCGTTTCCAGGCTGCTTTAGTAAAGGGAACAGGTTTATTTCCCTCATCCCATTAAGCTTTCCAacaagctgtgctgctgtgagaggGCTCACTTGTGGAGCCATG is part of the Passer domesticus isolate bPasDom1 chromosome 10, bPasDom1.hap1, whole genome shotgun sequence genome and harbors:
- the LOC135308979 gene encoding gap junction gamma-1 protein-like; the protein is MSWSFLTRLLEEINNHSTFVGKIWLTVLIVFRIVLTAVGGESIYYDEQSKFVCNTQQPGCENVCYDAFAPLSHVRFWIFQIIMVATPSVLYLGFAVHRIARMPEASRRRPPSARRARMPVVRRGAGRDYEEAEDDNEEDPMIFEEIEVEKEKSPEGGEKHDGRRRIKQDGLMRAYVLHLLCRSVLEMVFLFGQYLLYRFEVSPSYVCSRSPCPHTVDCFVSRPTEKTIFLLIMYAVSGLCLFLNLCELLHLGVGRIRDALSQADGPPLPTGGSPAPQYPKKAPSAPPTYHSLKKELPQAPLTNSKLDYRESLAQGRFALAGAPPVHELDRLREHLRLAQEHLEVAFHLQPPPRPPSPARSSSPEANGIAAEQNRLNLAHEKGTAACDRSTGL